In one Bos mutus isolate GX-2022 chromosome 19, NWIPB_WYAK_1.1, whole genome shotgun sequence genomic region, the following are encoded:
- the LOC102267994 gene encoding keratin, type I microfibrillar 48 kDa, component 8C-1-like, producing the protein MPYSCCLPTLSYRSSCSSRPCVPHSCRGTTLPGACNIPANVGSCNWFCEGSFNGNEKETMQFLNDRLASYLEKVRQLERDNAELESRILERSQQQEPLLCPNYQSYFRTIEELQQKILCAKSENSRLVIQIDNAKLAADDFRTKYETERSLRQLVESDINSLRRILDELTLCKADLEAQVESLKEELLCLKKNHEEEANSLRSQLGDRLNVEVDAAPTVDLNRVLNETRAQYEALVETNRRDVEEWYIRQTEELNKQVVSSSEQLQSYQAEIIELRRTVNALEVELQAQHNLRDSLENTLTETEARYSSQLAQVQGLIGNVESQLAEIRSDLERQNQEYQVLLDVRARLECEINTYRGLLDSEDSKLPCNPCATTNASSISCRSSAQNRCC; encoded by the exons ATGCCTTACAGCTGCTGCCTGCCCACCTTGAGCTACCGTTCCAGCTGCTCCTCCCGGCCCTGTGTGCCCCACAGCTGCCGTGGTACCACCCTGCCCGGGGCCTGCAACATCCCTGCCAATGTGGGCAGCTGTAACTGGTTCTGCGAGGGCTCCTTCAATGGCAACGAGAAGGAGACCATGCAGTTTCTGAACGATCGCCTGGCTAGCTACCTGGAGAAGGTGCGGCAGCTGGAGCGGGACAATGCAGAGCTGGAGAGCCGCATCCTGGAGCGGAGCCAGCAGCAGGAGCCCCTCTTGTGCCCCAACTACCAGTCTTACTTCCGGACCATCGAGGAGCTCCAGCAGAAG ATCCTGTGTGCCAAGTCTGAGAACTCCAGGCTGGTGATACAGATCGACAATGCCAAGCTAGCTGCTGATGACTTCAGGACCAA GTACGAGACGGAGCGTTCCTTGCGGCAGCTGGTGGAATCAGACATAAACAGCCTGCGTAGGATCCTGGACGAGCTGACCCTGTGCAAGGCCGACCTGGAGGCTCAGGTGGAGTCCCTGAAGGAGGAGCTGCTTTGCCTCAAGAAGAACCATGAGGAG gaAGCCAATTCACTGCGGAGCCAGCTGGGAGATCGCCTCAATGTGGAGGTGGACGCCGCCCCCACTGTGGACCTCAACCGTGTGCTCAATGAGACCAGGGCTCAGTATGAGGCCTTGGTGGAGACCAACCGCAGGGACGTGGAGGAATGGTACATCAGGCAG ACTGAGGAGCTGAACAAGCAGGTGGTGTCCAGCTCAGAGCAGCTGCAGTCCTACCAGGCAGAGATCATCGAGCTGAGACGCACGGTCAACGCCCTGGAGGTGGAGCTTCAGGCCCAGCACAACCTG AGAGACTCCCTGGAGAACACCCTGACGGAGACGGAGGCCCGCTACAGCTCCCAGCTGGCCCAGGTGCAGGGCCTGATCGGCAACGTGGAGTCACAGCTGGCGGAGATCAGGAGTGACCTGGAGCGGCAGAACCAGGAGTACCAGGTGCTGCTGGACGTGCGGGCCCGGCTGGAGTGTGAGATCAACACCTACCGTGGGCTGCTGGACAGCGAGGACTCCAA GCTCCCCTGCAACCCGTGTGCCACCACCAATGCTAGTAGCATCTCCTGTAGGTCCTCCGCTCAAAATCGTTGCTGTTAA
- the LOC102267716 gene encoding keratin, type I microfibrillar 48 kDa, component 8C-1-like: MSYSCCLPNLSFRSSCSSRPCVPPSCCGTTLPGACNIPANVGSCNWFCEGSFNGSEKETMQFLNDRLASYLEKVRQLERDNAELESRILERSQQQEPLVCPNYQSYFRTIEELQQKILANKAENARLVVQIDNAKLAADDFRTKYQTELGLRQLVESDINGLRRILDELTLCKSDLEAQVESLKEELICLKQNHEQEVNTLRSQLGDRLNVEVDAAPTVDLNRVLNETRAQYEALVETNRRDVEEWYIRQTEELNKQVVSSSEQLQSYQAEIIELRRTVNALEVELQAQHNLRDSLENTLTETEARYSSQLAQVQGLIGNVESQLAEIRSDLERQNQEYQVLLDVRARLECEINTYRGLLDSEDCKLPCNPCATTNASSVGSCVTNPCTPCGPRSRFGPCNTFGC; the protein is encoded by the exons ATGTCTTACAGCTGCTGCCTGCCCAACCTGAGCTTCCGCTCCAGCTGCTCCTCCAGGCCCTGCGTGCCCCCCAGCTGCTGTGGCACCACCCTGCCCGGGGCCTGCAACATCCCCGCCAATGTGGGCAGCTGCAACTGGTTCTGCGAGGGCTCCTTCAATGGCAGCGAGAAGGAGACCATGCAGTTCCTGAACGACCGTCTGGCCAGCTACCTGGAGAAGGTGCGGCAGCTGGAGCGGGACAATGCAGAGCTGGAGAGCCGCATCCTGGAGCGGAGCCAGCAGCAGGAGCCCCTCGTGTGCCCCAACTACCAGTCCTACTTCCGGACCATCGAGGAGCTCCAGCAGAAG ATCCTGGCCAACAAGGCAGAGAATGCTAGGCTGGTGGTGCAGATCGACAACGCCAAGCTGGCTGCAGATGACTTCAGGACCAA GTACCAGACAGAGCTGGGCTTGCGGCAGCTGGTGGAGTCAGACATCAACGGCCTGCGTAGGATCCTGGATGAACTGACCCTGTGCAAGTCCGACCTGGAGGCCCAGGTGGAGTCCCTGAAGGAGGAGCTGATCTGCCTCAAGCAGAACCATGAGCAG GAAGTCAACACCCTGCGGAGCCAGCTGGGAGACCGCCTCAACGTGGAGGTGGACGCCGCCCCCACTGTGGACCTCAACCGTGTGCTCAACGAGACCAGGGCTCAGTATGAGGCCTTGGTGGAGACCAACCGCAGGGACGTGGAGGAATGGTACATCAGGCAG ACTGAGGAGCTGAACAAGCAGGTGGTGTCCAGCTCAGAGCAGCTGCAGTCCTACCAGGCAGAGATCATCGAGCTGAGACGCACGGTCAACGCCCTGGAGGTGGAGCTTCAGGCCCAGCACAACCTG AGAGACTCCCTGGAGAACACCCTGACAGAGACGGAGGCCCGCTACAGCTCCCAGCTGGCCCAGGTGCAGGGCCTGATCGGCAACGTGGAGTCACAGCTGGCGGAGATCAGGAGTGACCTGGAGCGGCAGAACCAGGAGTACCAGGTGCTGCTGGACGTGCGGGCCCGGCTGGAGTGTGAGATCAACACGTACCGTGGGCTGCTGGACAGTGAGGACTGCAA GCTGCCCTGCAACCCCTGCGCCACGACCAACGCATCATCAGTCGGGTCCTGTGTCACCAATCCCTGCACCCCCTGCGGCCCACGCTCCCGCTTTGGGCCCTGCAACACCTTTGGGTGCTAG